CCATGGGATGACATAGCTTATATGCTGCCTGAGAAATAGGGCAAGGTACTTGGAAATTATTTGTTGATGAAGGACATACCACTCCTGATGATGAATGATATATGTTAACATAGAAACAATATAAGGAGGAACAACAATTAACTTCGCAGCACCTAGGGCAAAAGAATATATTTATTTAAAACATATGGTAAAGCACCAATCAATATGAGCGAATTTAAAGATGCAATAAAAAGCCATAGTGATGGTGCTATTCTTAATCTTTTTGTAAAAACTAAGTCTAAAGATGTGGTTTTCCCTGCAGGTTATAACACATGGCGGAAATGTTTGGAGATAAAAGTCTGTTCTGAGGCTAAAGAAAACAGGGCAAACAAAGATGTGATTAAAGCCGTTGCAAAATATTTCAATAAACCTGTTACTAATGTATTTATAGTTTCAGGGGAGAAAAGCCGGGAAAAAACATTGCTTGTTAAGGGTGTTTCTGTTGATGATGTGAGTAGGAGATTAAGGGAGTCTTTAGATGGATTATAAAAAATCTTTTGAGGAAATTGAAAAAGTGTTATTGGAGTTGCAAGAGAAAAACAGGAGCGTACCCATTGTTGTTGAGGGTGATAAGGATGTCGCAGCTCTTCGTAAGCTAGATATCAAAGGCATTATACTTTGTACTAATACAGGAAAATCTCTATCTTATTTTTGTGATGTAATTGCTGAGCAATACAAAGAGATAATTATTCTAACTGACTGGGATTGGCGAGGGGGACGTCTTTGTTATACAATCAGGAAAAACCTAGAGGACAGGGTTACTTGTGA
The sequence above is drawn from the Candidatus Thermoplasmatota archaeon genome and encodes:
- a CDS encoding DUF167 domain-containing protein codes for the protein MSEFKDAIKSHSDGAILNLFVKTKSKDVVFPAGYNTWRKCLEIKVCSEAKENRANKDVIKAVAKYFNKPVTNVFIVSGEKSREKTLLVKGVSVDDVSRRLRESLDGL
- a CDS encoding topoisomerase; this translates as MDYKKSFEEIEKVLLELQEKNRSVPIVVEGDKDVAALRKLDIKGIILCTNTGKSLSYFCDVIAEQYKEIIILTDWDWRGGRLCYTIRKNLEDRVTCDIRYRELFARHAMIRTVEGLPSWIETMKKKLNKI